Sequence from the Seonamhaeicola sp. ML3 genome:
ATGCAAAATAACCCGCTGCTACTAACCCGATTAACGCTATGGCCCAAAGTATTTTTTTAATATACATTCTATCTGTTGATTAACTGAAATAATAGTTCATTTTTGTAGGTGTTATTTACTAAGTTCCAGTCTTTTTTAACACCAACTTCTTCAAAACCTTGTTTTTTGAACATACTAATACTAACGTGGTTATCTTCTGAAATATTACAGTACAACTGATGCAAACTTAGGTGATTAAAACAATAATCTATCAACAATCTTAAGGCCTCAGAACCGTAGCCTTTACCTCTATTTTCCTCGTCTTTAACCAAAACACCTATACCAGCTCTTCTGTTTTTAAAATCGAAATCGAAAATATCAATCATTCCCAAAGGCTTGGAATCATAACTGGAAATAACCAATCTCAATTGCTTAACCTCATAAATATCCTTATGGGCATTTTCTATGTACTCTTTTATCAAAT
This genomic interval carries:
- a CDS encoding GNAT family N-acetyltransferase is translated as MITLKGEHIYLRALEPEDLEFVHAVENDESVWGLSNTISPFSKYLIKEYIENAHKDIYEVKQLRLVISSYDSKPLGMIDIFDFDFKNRRAGIGVLVKDEENRGKGYGSEALRLLIDYCFNHLSLHQLYCNISEDNHVSISMFKKQGFEEVGVKKDWNLVNNTYKNELLFQLINR